The sequence below is a genomic window from Streptomyces sp. V1I1.
AGCCTGCCCGGTGGCCGTCGTGCCCCACGCCTGAGACCAAGCCCCGGTCCAGGTGACCGCCCGTCGGGTGGGCTCCCGTGGCGAGATACGCGGGGGCCCACCCGGCCCTGGCGCGGCCCCATGGCGACGGGCTAAAGATGGAACCACAGGGCAAGGTGCTCGTGACAGTGTGGAGGACAAGCAATGACCGAGGACCTGGAAACTTCACCGCGGAAGCCGATTCGCGTATTCCTGCTCGACGACCACGAGGTCGTGCGGCGCGGGGTGAGCGACCTGCTCGACGCGGAGCCCGATATCGAAGTCGTCGGTGAGGCGGGGACAACAGAACAGGCTCTTGCCAGAGGGCCGGCGCTGCGTCCTGACGTCGCCGTGCTGGATGTGCGGCTGCCGGACGGCGACGGGATCACGGTCTGCCGAGAACTGCGGTCGAGGGTGCCGGACCTGGCATGTCTGATGCTGACCTCTTTCGACGACGACGACGCACTCCTCGACGCGATCATGGCGGGGGCCGCAGGCTATGTGCTGAAGGAGATCAAAGGGTCTGCGCTTGTTGCCGCGGTCCGCACCGTCTCCTCCGGCCAGTCGATGCTCGACCCAGCGACCACCACCCGTCTGATGAGTAGCCTCCGCGGCGACGACTCTCCGCAGAACACCGAAGCAGGCGCACTGTCCGGGCTCTCCGCCCGCGAACGGGAGATCCTCGATCTCATCGGAGAGGGACTGACCAACTCCCAGATCGGCAAACGGCTTTACCTCGCGGAGAAGACGGTCAAGAACAACGTCTCCCGCCTGCTCGCCAAGCTGGGCGTCGAGCGGCGCATCCAGGCTGCGGTCATGGTCACGCAGGCCGCTCCGCAGGCCCCCGTTCGGCGGGACCGCTGAAGCGGAGGAAGGCACTCGTCAGTCCGGGAGAGCGAGCCTTCACCCAGGGACGCCCGGTACCTGCCACGTCAGGCGCGTGCCGCCGTGCGGGGAGGTGTCGACGGTCCATCGGGCGCCGAGCCCGGCCCACGACGGGCGGAGACTGAGCGCTCACGGGGTACCGTGCGCTACTTCGCGCCGCGCTGTCCGGGGCGGGGTCACTCGTCGGCCGGAAGGGGAACGCTCCAGTCCACGACACTGCCAGTGGGCTGATTGGGCGCAAGAACCAGAGCTCCTCCGAGTTCCTCGGCGCGGGTGTGGAGGTTGGCCAGGCCGCTGCGGTGGGCGCGCGCGGGGGCAGTACCCCGGCCGTTGTCGGTCACCCGCAGCGTAAGGTGCGCCGAGGTTACCTGGGCGGTGATCTCCACCTCGGTGGCGTCGGCGTGCCGGGCGGCGTTTGCGAGGGCTTCGCGGAGCACTGCAAGAAGGTGGTCTGCCATGGCTTGTGGGACCAGGGTGTCCAGCAGCCCGGTCATGCGCAGGGCAGGTGCGAATCCCAACGCCTCGGATGCCCGGTTCGATTCGGCCACCAGGCGGGAGCGCAGCCCGGTGTCCTCGGGGCGACCGCGCTGTTGCAATCCGTAAATGGTGGAGCGGATGACCTTGATGGTGTCGTCGAGGTCATCCACGACTCGTGCAATGCGCTCGGCGACCTGCGGTCGGTCGGTGACCTGGGCGAGGGTGGACTGCAGGCTCAGACCGCTGGCGAACAGGCGCTGAATGGCCAGGTCGTGCAGATCGCGGGCGATGCGGTCACGGTCGGTCAGAACGAGGAGGCGTTCGGCGTCGTGCCGATGTCCGGCGATCTCCAGGGCAAGAGCGGCATGGTTGGCGAATCCGGCAATCATGGCCACGGCCGCGTCGGAGAACGCGGGACGGCCGCAGTGGCGGGCGACTTGCAGGACACCGCGCACATGCTCGGGCGTACCGAGGGGGACCAGGAAGACCGGCCCCAGGGTCGTGGCAGCGGTGTCCCGTTCGGCGCGGGGGTCGGCGTTCCAGTCCTGGGTGGTGATCGTCTCGCCTGAGCTGTAGACCTTCCCGGCCAAGGTGGTGTGCGACAACACCAGTCCAAGGGCACGATTCGCGTCCGTTCCGGCGGCGGCCTCGATCACCAGATTGCCGGTGCGAGGAACGGGCACGGCGAGGGTGACCACGTCGGCGTCGGCCATCTCGAGGACGGTGGCGGTGAAGTTCCTCAGCACCTCGGCGGGTTCAATGCCGGACAGCAGGGCACGGGTCAGTTCGCCGCTGGCCATCAGCCAGCGCTCCCGACGCTGGACGGCGTCGTACAGCCGAGCATTGTCGATTGCCACCCCGGCTGCCACGGCCAGCGTGACCAGCACCGCTTCGTCATCGGCGCCGAACTCGGCCCCGCCCCGCTTCTCGGTCAGGTACAAGTTGCCGAACACCTTCTCACGCACCCGGACGGGAGCACCGAGGAAGGACCGCATCGGTGGATGGCCGGCCGGGAAGCCGGAGGCATCGGGCTGCTCGCCCAGGTCGACCAGCCGCAGCGAGTGCGGTTCACGGATCAGGAGCCCCAGGATGCCCCGGCCCTGCGGATAGGGACCGATCTGCTCGATGGTCTCGTCGTCCATGCCGACCGTGATGAACTGGCTGAGCCCATTCTCCTCACCAATCACGCCCAGGGCCCCGTACCGAGCATCAACCAGGTCGGCTGCGGACTGCACTATCTGCTGCAGTACAACACCAAGGTCCAAGTCGCTGCCGACGGCCAGAATCGCCTCCAGCAGCGGATCTACGCGATCCCGGGGCGAGCGCGCAAGGACTTCCTGCGACTGCGGGTCGTTCAGCAGCTCGTCCAGCCGCAGCTGCGATGCCGCCGCCCCGGTATCCCCCTCGGCATCCGTGTCCTCGCCCACTTCGGCTCCCTAAGGCCGCCGGCACATTGCCTTTGGCTCCTCAAGCCTGCCCCGGACGGATCGGTCTGCACGCACCCACGCGTACCAAGACGAATCCATGCCGTCAAAGAACCCGCGTTCACGAAGCCGTCCAGCATGCTGCGGGGCACGAACCCATCAGCCCTGCGACTCGATGACGCCCATCACGATCTGGA
It includes:
- a CDS encoding response regulator transcription factor: MTEDLETSPRKPIRVFLLDDHEVVRRGVSDLLDAEPDIEVVGEAGTTEQALARGPALRPDVAVLDVRLPDGDGITVCRELRSRVPDLACLMLTSFDDDDALLDAIMAGAAGYVLKEIKGSALVAAVRTVSSGQSMLDPATTTRLMSSLRGDDSPQNTEAGALSGLSAREREILDLIGEGLTNSQIGKRLYLAEKTVKNNVSRLLAKLGVERRIQAAVMVTQAAPQAPVRRDR
- a CDS encoding GAF domain-containing protein; this translates as MGEDTDAEGDTGAAASQLRLDELLNDPQSQEVLARSPRDRVDPLLEAILAVGSDLDLGVVLQQIVQSAADLVDARYGALGVIGEENGLSQFITVGMDDETIEQIGPYPQGRGILGLLIREPHSLRLVDLGEQPDASGFPAGHPPMRSFLGAPVRVREKVFGNLYLTEKRGGAEFGADDEAVLVTLAVAAGVAIDNARLYDAVQRRERWLMASGELTRALLSGIEPAEVLRNFTATVLEMADADVVTLAVPVPRTGNLVIEAAAGTDANRALGLVLSHTTLAGKVYSSGETITTQDWNADPRAERDTAATTLGPVFLVPLGTPEHVRGVLQVARHCGRPAFSDAAVAMIAGFANHAALALEIAGHRHDAERLLVLTDRDRIARDLHDLAIQRLFASGLSLQSTLAQVTDRPQVAERIARVVDDLDDTIKVIRSTIYGLQQRGRPEDTGLRSRLVAESNRASEALGFAPALRMTGLLDTLVPQAMADHLLAVLREALANAARHADATEVEITAQVTSAHLTLRVTDNGRGTAPARAHRSGLANLHTRAEELGGALVLAPNQPTGSVVDWSVPLPADE